A stretch of the Teredinibacter haidensis genome encodes the following:
- a CDS encoding polysaccharide deacetylase family protein, giving the protein MKSFFASIACRYPYNTLCKTLFPYSVPIFMLHRFQNRTLGISGHELPYLRYVLEFLRRERFNFVSVDDIAHSISSGEPLPPKSVAFTLDDGYWDQIEASAQLFTHYDCPATFFVTTGFINGESWFWDAKIHYVFDNIATPEIQRFQQKFPDLAGRSSNKLSVIKNIIQKIKNKNIDSIDNTIALVSKEFDIGIPEKAPNKYAPTSWDRLRQLSDNGLKIGAHSHKHPILSRETEARSYQEIEISRTQLLENIPSASNVFCYPVGRSQDFGLREMGFCEKLGFSAAVSAAPFPASTKDKDALFCLPRFGLPDNLFDFYQYVSCIENLKNLVLSRKNCLPK; this is encoded by the coding sequence ATGAAATCTTTTTTTGCTAGTATCGCTTGTCGTTACCCATATAATACTCTGTGTAAGACCCTGTTTCCGTACAGCGTACCAATTTTTATGCTTCATCGTTTCCAAAATCGTACCCTAGGGATATCTGGGCATGAGCTGCCCTATCTTCGTTACGTGCTGGAATTTCTGCGTAGAGAAAGGTTCAACTTTGTAAGTGTTGATGATATAGCACACTCGATAAGCTCAGGGGAGCCTTTACCTCCAAAGTCTGTAGCTTTTACATTAGACGATGGTTACTGGGACCAAATCGAGGCGTCGGCACAACTCTTTACTCACTACGATTGCCCTGCAACTTTTTTTGTAACGACGGGATTTATCAATGGAGAATCCTGGTTCTGGGATGCAAAAATTCACTACGTTTTCGACAATATCGCTACTCCGGAAATTCAAAGGTTCCAGCAAAAGTTCCCAGATCTGGCAGGGCGCTCATCAAATAAGTTGAGTGTTATAAAAAACATCATTCAGAAGATAAAAAATAAAAATATTGACAGCATAGACAATACAATTGCTCTTGTTTCTAAAGAGTTCGATATTGGTATTCCTGAAAAGGCCCCAAATAAATACGCGCCAACGTCATGGGATAGGCTGCGACAGCTATCAGATAACGGCCTTAAAATTGGAGCGCACTCGCATAAACACCCCATACTTTCACGAGAAACGGAAGCACGCTCCTATCAGGAAATCGAAATATCCCGAACACAACTATTAGAAAATATCCCTTCGGCATCCAACGTATTTTGTTACCCCGTAGGTCGCTCACAAGATTTCGGCCTGAGAGAAATGGGGTTTTGTGAGAAACTTGGATTCAGTGCTGCAGTTAGCGCCGCCCCCTTTCCAGCTAGTACAAAAGACAAAGATGCGCTTTTTTGCTTGCCCAGATTTGGCTTACCAGATAATTTATTCGATTTTTACCAATATGTCTCGTGCATAGAAAATCTCAAAAATTTAGTACTATCCAGAAAAAACTGCCTTCCCAAATAG
- the asnB gene encoding asparagine synthase (glutamine-hydrolyzing): protein MCGITGLIDFNRSTRELHETAYAMSEQLTHRGPDSFGCWHSEERPISFAHRRLAIQDLSPLGHQPMTSRSGKSVICFNGEIYNFRELKNLLHTQGTHLKGGSDTEVLIEALELWGPEKTLSLAKGMFAFAFWDVEEATLTLVRDRIGEKPLYYALHNGVFLFGSELKAIFSVVPPSSFNLDFNALGSYFRFGYFTAPNTVFKECKHLPPGHILKINLLDHDTRNIDLEDCQTAAYWSVNEAIEEGQANTYTNEEVAIEHADNLLHTIIGRQAISDVPLGSFLSGGIDSTLVTSVLQAISSKPVETFTIGFHEKEFNEAIHAKAIANHLGTAHNELYISASDILTNVEKLTNVFDEPFADSSQLPSLIVNRFARNKLTVCLSGDGGDELFGGYNRYIQGAKFSRLIAKYPKSLRLALSRLVQLVPTQRYGQLYGFINAVLGRKGSANFGLKAQKIIDLLQSDSPAAVYQYLCSYWQHPTQLLNNHIYETDLFSGYSFEDDYFKAASSWDQSCYLPGDNLVKGDRTSMFNSLELRVPLLDKDMIDFSWRIPYTMKVKEGKSKWLLRQVLYKYVPPRLIDRPKMGFSVPISQWINCELRDLTDSLLNDGYLTNQGIFDPRLVTETLNQHRSGAYDHGNSIWTLVMFQSWYKNILRQYG, encoded by the coding sequence ATGTGCGGAATAACAGGGCTAATTGACTTCAATCGCAGCACAAGAGAGCTACACGAAACTGCCTACGCGATGAGCGAACAGTTAACTCATCGAGGACCCGACTCGTTTGGTTGTTGGCACTCTGAAGAACGCCCCATTAGTTTCGCCCACCGGCGCTTAGCTATACAGGACCTAAGTCCGCTGGGCCATCAACCCATGACATCTCGTTCTGGCAAGAGCGTGATCTGCTTCAATGGTGAAATATACAACTTCAGAGAACTCAAAAATTTATTACATACTCAGGGAACTCACCTAAAAGGCGGTTCGGATACAGAGGTTTTGATTGAAGCTCTTGAACTTTGGGGGCCAGAAAAAACACTATCTTTAGCAAAAGGAATGTTTGCATTTGCTTTTTGGGATGTAGAAGAGGCAACTCTTACCTTGGTTCGAGACAGAATTGGAGAGAAGCCGCTTTACTACGCACTCCATAATGGAGTGTTTTTATTCGGCTCGGAATTAAAAGCAATTTTCAGTGTTGTGCCCCCCAGCTCTTTCAATTTGGATTTTAATGCACTCGGCAGTTATTTTCGATTCGGGTATTTCACCGCGCCAAATACCGTATTTAAGGAGTGTAAACACTTACCACCTGGCCACATACTTAAAATCAATTTACTTGATCACGACACTCGTAATATTGACCTAGAAGATTGTCAAACAGCCGCTTACTGGTCGGTTAACGAAGCTATAGAGGAAGGCCAAGCTAATACCTATACCAACGAAGAAGTGGCCATTGAGCACGCAGACAATTTGCTCCACACGATCATAGGTAGACAGGCTATTTCAGATGTTCCACTAGGATCTTTTCTGTCAGGCGGTATCGATTCAACTTTGGTTACATCGGTTTTACAGGCCATTAGCAGTAAACCCGTTGAAACGTTTACAATTGGATTTCATGAAAAGGAATTTAATGAGGCCATCCATGCAAAAGCTATAGCGAATCATCTCGGTACCGCTCATAACGAGCTATATATCTCGGCATCAGACATTTTAACTAACGTCGAAAAACTAACCAATGTGTTTGATGAGCCATTTGCAGACTCCTCTCAACTACCTTCATTAATAGTTAACCGTTTCGCACGAAACAAGCTTACTGTTTGCCTATCTGGCGATGGAGGGGACGAGCTATTTGGCGGGTATAACCGCTATATACAAGGAGCAAAATTTTCAAGATTGATCGCAAAGTACCCCAAGTCTCTTCGCCTAGCTTTATCTCGCCTCGTACAATTAGTACCCACGCAAAGATATGGGCAGTTATATGGGTTTATCAATGCGGTACTAGGACGAAAAGGCTCCGCAAATTTTGGTCTAAAGGCTCAGAAAATCATAGATCTTCTTCAAAGCGATTCACCTGCAGCAGTTTATCAATACCTTTGCAGCTATTGGCAACATCCTACCCAATTATTAAACAATCACATATACGAAACAGATTTATTTTCGGGTTACTCTTTCGAAGATGATTACTTTAAAGCGGCTTCATCGTGGGACCAAAGTTGTTATCTTCCTGGTGACAATCTTGTCAAAGGCGACAGAACATCAATGTTTAACAGTTTGGAACTGCGTGTTCCACTACTCGATAAAGACATGATAGATTTTTCCTGGCGTATCCCCTATACAATGAAAGTCAAAGAAGGAAAGTCCAAATGGCTACTAAGGCAGGTGCTATACAAATACGTACCACCCAGGCTAATTGATCGCCCAAAGATGGGGTTTTCTGTGCCTATTAGTCAATGGATAAATTGTGAACTACGTGATTTAACAGACAGCCTCTTAAATGACGGCTATTTAACCAACCAAGGAATTTTTGACCCTCGACTTGTAACCGAGACCCTCAACCAGCACAGGTCAGGTGCCTACGACCACGGAAATTCGATTTGGACACTTGTTATGTTTCAGAGCTGGTATAAAAATATACTCAGGCAATACGGGTAG
- a CDS encoding glycosyltransferase, translating into MKILWLSHLVPFPPKAGVLLRAYNLIKELSKYHSVHLLAFNQRSLIEPYFNSYEEGTDIAKKELEKYCEKVLFVDCPMDKSKFTKILCASKSLFTQYPYNINWLASSRYQSLANDLHKSENYDLIHCDTISLAPYIQAIDNCLLSLDHHNVESHMLFRRSGLEKNIFKKLYFQQEGRRLKRVEQELCPKFDINITCSNLDSERFLDFCPDGKFVDIPNGVDIDFFKPGKVSPCPIGIIFVGTLNWYPNIRAVNFIAQEIWPKLMLIVPNAEMNIIGANPPAELIRYASNNEHFHVHGYVDNINPYFDNAAIYLCPIDDGGGTKLKILDAFASGKAVVGHPVTFEGLNVVEGEHALFATTADDYIKQIMTLMQNPDLCQAIGDAARKHVVNNFSFESIGKKLADQFNQLPARESSLCAE; encoded by the coding sequence ATGAAAATACTCTGGTTATCACACCTCGTACCTTTCCCACCCAAAGCGGGAGTTTTGCTCCGCGCCTATAACTTAATAAAAGAACTATCCAAATACCATAGCGTACACCTGTTGGCGTTTAACCAACGATCTCTTATTGAGCCGTATTTCAATAGCTATGAGGAAGGTACAGACATAGCAAAGAAGGAGCTCGAAAAATATTGTGAAAAAGTTTTGTTTGTTGATTGCCCAATGGATAAATCAAAATTTACTAAAATCCTGTGCGCATCAAAAAGTTTATTCACTCAATATCCGTACAATATTAACTGGTTAGCAAGTAGTCGATATCAATCGCTTGCTAACGATTTACATAAATCAGAAAATTACGACCTCATTCACTGTGACACAATAAGCCTCGCCCCCTATATCCAAGCTATCGATAACTGCCTTTTAAGTTTAGACCACCATAACGTCGAATCACATATGCTTTTCAGACGTAGCGGTCTCGAAAAGAATATTTTTAAAAAACTCTATTTTCAACAGGAAGGCAGACGCCTTAAAAGAGTGGAACAAGAATTATGCCCGAAATTTGATATTAACATTACATGCTCAAATTTAGACTCTGAAAGGTTTTTAGATTTTTGCCCGGATGGAAAATTCGTCGACATACCCAATGGGGTAGATATTGATTTCTTTAAACCCGGTAAGGTTAGCCCTTGTCCGATTGGCATCATATTTGTCGGCACGCTCAATTGGTACCCTAATATTAGAGCGGTTAACTTTATAGCCCAAGAAATTTGGCCAAAGCTGATGCTGATAGTTCCTAATGCAGAGATGAATATAATCGGCGCGAACCCTCCGGCAGAATTAATTAGGTACGCATCCAACAACGAACATTTTCATGTTCACGGCTATGTCGATAACATTAATCCCTATTTTGATAATGCTGCAATCTACTTATGCCCTATCGACGATGGTGGAGGTACAAAGCTTAAAATTCTCGACGCCTTCGCTTCAGGGAAAGCGGTTGTCGGCCACCCCGTTACGTTTGAAGGGTTGAATGTGGTCGAAGGGGAGCACGCCCTGTTTGCAACGACCGCCGATGACTATATAAAGCAAATAATGACACTCATGCAAAACCCTGACCTTTGCCAAGCCATTGGTGATGCTGCAAGGAAACACGTTGTTAATAATTTTTCTTTCGAATCTATTGGAAAAAAGCTGGCCGATCAATTCAATCAGTTACCAGCTCGAGAAAGTAGTCTATGTGCGGAATAA
- a CDS encoding glycosyltransferase family 4 protein yields MRVGLFIDTFNLGGAETMVIDTASLLKSHGHEPVLLHFGSSYIQEFADANRIENHTIPNHSLYKKTYKLPIFILRTISFIRNLKLDCLHSHLYSPIITMHFVSSLCGLRHVGTLHDIYMVEETPRRIHMLSIVAFLGTRFVAVSNNMLQFYRERGRFPTNSITYIPNFVNESVPSCSREITRQSLELKDEIVVISVGRLVNLKRFDLLIKAAEIVNTTSNITFYIAGDGPLRSELELQISNSKLKGKVILLGERTDVINLLNAADIFVLASDTEGMSRSILEAMASALPIIATDVGGNSDLVEPTKNGLLIPPNSSSALATALNEIMDDSALRIKMGEASRNKVNRSFGKESFLNSYLKQYSK; encoded by the coding sequence ATGAGGGTAGGTCTGTTTATCGATACGTTCAACTTGGGTGGTGCAGAAACAATGGTGATAGACACAGCATCACTGTTAAAAAGTCACGGTCATGAACCTGTACTACTACATTTTGGCAGTTCTTATATACAAGAATTCGCAGACGCCAACCGTATAGAAAATCACACCATACCCAATCACTCGCTTTATAAAAAGACATATAAACTTCCAATTTTTATTTTAAGAACAATTAGTTTTATTAGGAACCTAAAATTAGATTGTCTCCACTCCCACCTGTATAGCCCTATCATCACTATGCATTTCGTATCATCGTTATGTGGTCTACGGCATGTAGGCACACTGCATGATATCTATATGGTAGAGGAGACACCTCGCCGGATACACATGCTATCAATAGTCGCCTTTCTTGGTACACGGTTTGTGGCCGTTTCCAACAATATGCTTCAGTTTTATAGAGAAAGAGGACGTTTTCCTACCAATTCAATCACTTATATTCCAAATTTTGTTAATGAATCTGTTCCCAGCTGTTCCCGAGAAATAACACGCCAGTCACTTGAGCTGAAAGATGAGATAGTTGTGATAAGTGTTGGCAGACTAGTAAACCTGAAGCGCTTTGATCTTTTGATAAAAGCAGCGGAAATTGTCAATACCACCAGCAATATAACATTTTACATTGCTGGTGACGGGCCTCTCAGATCTGAACTTGAATTACAAATTAGTAATTCCAAGTTAAAGGGGAAGGTCATTTTGTTAGGTGAGCGCACTGACGTCATTAATCTGCTCAATGCCGCAGATATTTTTGTTCTCGCTTCAGATACGGAAGGAATGTCTCGCAGTATTTTAGAGGCTATGGCATCAGCGCTACCTATTATTGCAACCGATGTAGGCGGAAATAGTGATCTCGTAGAACCGACAAAAAATGGTTTGCTTATCCCTCCCAATAGCAGTAGCGCTTTGGCTACTGCGCTAAATGAAATAATGGATGATAGCGCACTAAGAATAAAAATGGGCGAAGCCAGCAGAAACAAAGTCAACAGAAGCTTTGGCAAGGAATCATTCTTAAACTCTTATCTTAAGCAATATTCAAAATAG
- a CDS encoding glycosyltransferase, translated as MRKVLHIRCTGQLLGAERVILELGKFLPEFSYHPIIGIPVEANLPRPEFAIEAEKMGFDIVQFPIKHAFDISAPARIRRYINEHNIDVVHTHGYREDFYAHHSRNDTHLVATNHLWKRTNLRLKLYAKIDALLLRSFAHIVAVSNEIAEEMKTIGLPDNRISTISNGVDLQRLVTDSNLRNELGIPGNRIVIGTLSSLTTEKAVDVAIRALSDSSLAGLPVHLLVVGDGPEMESLLSLTQALNLNGSVTFTGRRQDIPEILQTIDIFAMPSLKEGLPMALLEAMAAGKPSIVTPVGEIPTVIDHTCGRLIEGDPSSFAEAIKTLASNTDLRHTLGDNARQRISLRYSSHQMAKSYADVYNKLLDQGNSK; from the coding sequence ATGCGAAAAGTACTTCATATCCGATGCACCGGTCAACTACTGGGCGCAGAGCGCGTGATCCTGGAACTCGGAAAATTTCTGCCTGAGTTTAGCTATCACCCCATAATTGGCATCCCGGTAGAAGCTAATCTGCCGCGCCCCGAGTTCGCCATAGAAGCGGAAAAGATGGGGTTCGATATAGTCCAGTTCCCCATCAAACACGCTTTCGATATTAGCGCACCGGCACGGATCAGGCGATACATTAATGAGCATAATATTGATGTGGTCCATACCCATGGCTACAGAGAGGATTTTTACGCTCACCATAGCCGGAACGACACGCACCTAGTTGCCACGAATCACCTATGGAAAAGAACCAACCTAAGGTTAAAGCTCTACGCAAAAATAGACGCTTTACTACTTAGATCTTTTGCGCACATTGTTGCGGTTTCAAACGAAATTGCAGAAGAGATGAAAACTATCGGCCTACCAGACAACAGGATTAGCACAATCTCAAACGGTGTCGACCTTCAACGTTTAGTTACGGATAGCAACCTTAGAAACGAACTAGGTATACCCGGCAATAGAATCGTAATAGGCACTCTCAGCAGCCTAACGACCGAGAAAGCTGTAGATGTCGCAATAAGAGCCCTGTCAGATAGTTCGCTAGCAGGTCTTCCAGTACACCTGCTGGTGGTTGGGGACGGGCCAGAAATGGAAAGCCTGCTCTCCCTAACACAGGCTCTTAACTTAAATGGAAGTGTTACCTTTACGGGCCGAAGACAAGACATTCCTGAAATCCTGCAAACGATTGACATATTTGCTATGCCCTCACTAAAAGAGGGCTTACCAATGGCACTGCTTGAAGCAATGGCAGCTGGCAAACCATCAATCGTAACACCTGTAGGCGAAATCCCAACAGTGATCGACCACACTTGCGGCCGGTTAATCGAAGGTGATCCAAGCTCCTTCGCTGAAGCGATTAAGACACTGGCTTCCAATACTGATTTGCGACACACTCTTGGAGATAACGCGCGCCAGAGAATAAGCCTGCGCTATTCGTCACATCAGATGGCCAAGAGTTACGCTGACGTATACAACAAGTTACTCGACCAAGGAAACTCTAAATGA
- the xrt gene encoding exosortase encodes MEAYSSETSRRFFLVIAAGSLCSLLIVYQHTLILYDQFWSDPVKAYSHGYLTVGMAMFLFYKRISLLQEIVVQPSIAFTPLALLFSALWYIGHYVQVSIVEMALLPAIIWSWVLIVGGRSLAKTVLPAVALFYSAVPIWDMLVVYLQSMAVFATEKFLLLVDIPAYVRGEYIEIPAGLFRVERGCAGLHYLMTGATIGFFYAFVYRFSYVSRVTIVCLAVAFSVVANWVRIIGLVIVGNVTNMEHSLITEGHSLYGWLIFSVVMVVYFVLTRYIGVLPSEAQEAKLFSRLGVKRYASKVSIAFVAIVSVAPLFAWYSSSYTPSSLATPNSFDLERAIPEYIWRPDFNGYDKVEYSSKYFDEYSAQILVLTYQYQLQGKEMISDSNNLSEDNEIKYVDNLTLGEHGQISIHVVSSGRDSRLVFWGYLTRDVYTYSDIQAKLDQLVKRSKAGQKAVFASLLCQSKACNKEIQRLNKNEYSSAVRQMLIEAARE; translated from the coding sequence ATGGAAGCTTACAGTAGTGAGACAAGTCGGCGTTTTTTTCTGGTAATTGCTGCAGGATCTTTGTGTTCGCTGCTGATCGTATATCAGCATACTCTAATTTTGTATGATCAGTTTTGGTCAGATCCAGTAAAAGCATATTCCCACGGATATTTGACTGTTGGAATGGCGATGTTCTTATTTTACAAAAGAATCAGTTTATTACAAGAAATTGTTGTTCAGCCATCAATAGCCTTTACGCCATTGGCGTTGCTGTTTTCCGCGCTATGGTATATCGGGCATTACGTACAGGTCTCGATTGTTGAGATGGCGTTACTACCTGCCATCATTTGGTCGTGGGTTCTCATTGTTGGGGGAAGATCGTTAGCTAAGACGGTTCTACCTGCGGTTGCGCTTTTTTATAGTGCAGTGCCTATCTGGGATATGCTGGTAGTTTATCTTCAGTCGATGGCTGTTTTTGCTACCGAAAAATTCTTGTTGTTGGTCGATATACCGGCTTATGTTCGCGGAGAATACATTGAAATTCCAGCAGGGTTGTTTCGCGTAGAGAGAGGCTGTGCCGGATTACACTATTTAATGACGGGTGCAACGATTGGTTTTTTTTATGCGTTTGTATATAGGTTTTCCTATGTTAGCAGAGTCACTATTGTCTGTTTGGCCGTTGCTTTTTCTGTGGTGGCCAACTGGGTAAGGATTATTGGCTTGGTGATAGTGGGAAATGTTACAAACATGGAACACAGTCTAATTACAGAGGGACATTCGCTCTACGGATGGCTGATTTTTTCAGTAGTAATGGTTGTATATTTTGTGCTTACTCGATATATCGGTGTGTTACCGAGTGAAGCTCAAGAAGCGAAATTATTCTCCAGGCTGGGCGTAAAAAGGTATGCATCTAAAGTGTCTATTGCCTTTGTGGCGATTGTTTCGGTTGCCCCCCTATTTGCTTGGTATAGTTCTTCTTATACACCCTCTTCCTTGGCGACTCCAAATAGTTTTGATTTGGAAAGAGCTATACCAGAATATATCTGGAGGCCAGATTTTAATGGCTATGATAAGGTGGAATACAGTAGCAAATATTTTGATGAATATAGCGCGCAAATTTTGGTTTTAACATACCAGTACCAGCTCCAGGGAAAGGAGATGATTTCAGACAGTAACAACCTTAGCGAAGATAACGAAATAAAATATGTAGATAATCTAACGCTAGGGGAGCATGGTCAAATAAGTATTCATGTTGTCAGTAGTGGTCGAGATAGCCGTTTGGTTTTCTGGGGGTACTTAACGCGGGACGTTTATACTTACTCTGATATTCAGGCGAAATTGGACCAGTTGGTGAAGAGAAGCAAGGCTGGGCAGAAAGCAGTATTTGCAAGCTTGTTGTGCCAGTCCAAAGCCTGCAATAAAGAGATTCAAAGGCTGAATAAAAATGAGTACTCTTCTGCGGTTCGCCAGATGTTGATAGAAGCGGCAAGAGAATAG